A region of the Bacillus sp. NP247 genome:
ATCAAGCGAATAAAAAGCACGGATTTGATTACTAATCAAACCCGTGCTTTCAAAACAACTATATTGTCCATAAACAAAAAAATGTAAGCTTTAAAAATTACGATCGAAACGCCGCATCCGCTAATATAGATAATGTTGCATCATCCATCGGCGGATTGTGCAGTCCTGCTCTGACGTTTAAATAATAGCGATGAAGCGGATTTTTTTCTGATAAACTTTTCGCTCCTACGATGCGCATAGCTTTATCTACAATAGATATTGCCGCATTCGTTACAGCGGATTTCACTGCTGCTAGTTCCGCTTGCAATGATAATTTATCTTCTGCCTCATCGTATTTTTTCGCAATTTGATATAAAAAGACACGAGCTTGCATAAGCTCAAGTTCTAATTCTCCAACTAATCTTCTAACATTCGGCAATAAACTAATAGAATGATTTAAACTATTTGGCTTGTATGATCCCGCAAACTGAACTGCATAATTTCTTGCTGATTGTGCAATTCCTAAATAACATGCTGGTATATGTAGCAACCAGCCAATACCCTTTTGTTTCACTTTTCCGCCCAATACATCCGTAAAAAAGCGGTTCTCTATCTCTACATTTTGTAAAACGAGATCATGGCTCGCAGTTCCTCGCATTGCGATACTATCCCACGTTTCTTCAATTGTTACGCCTATCGTATTCTTCGGAATGACAAACTCTCCGATTTCTTCCTGGCCTTCAATACTTGCTGAAATGATAAAATAATCAAGTACTGGCGCCATTGTCGTAAACGTTTTTCTTCCGTTTATAATCCACTTCTCACCTTTTTTGACAGCTAACGTCTCTGGTTTCCCGCCGCGCGTAGGACTACCTGTATTCGGCTCTGTCGCTGCTCGATTAAAGAGTGCGCCATTACGCACTTCTTCACAAAACCAAGTGAACATTTCCTCATCCCAAGAACGGTTTTCAGCTAATTCCTTTACAATACCAAGATGCCAGCCAATCGATAATGCAGTAGCTCCGCAGCCTTCCGCAATTTTCTCTTGAAATAAAACGAAGTCATATAAAGAAATTGCACTACCACCAAATTCCTTCGGTAACGTTAATTTCGTATATCCGATATCTTTCAAATCATTCATATTTTCATACGGAAATGATCCTAATTCACTTAGTTGATGCTCTCTTTCCATGAACTTCGGAATCAATTTATTTATTTGTTCAATAATGAAAGATTGTTCTTCTGTTTCAACAAATGAGAGTGCCATACTATAATCTCCTTTATGTTCGATTCATAAACCGTTCATTTTGTCATTATGATTATATGAAGCTACCTCTCTATTGTTTCACTATTCCGATAAAAATACAATGTTTTTGAACAATAAGAAAAGTTCCTATTCAAGGATAGGTTCTTTTCTTATATCAATCCCCTTTCAACGCCTTTAATGGCAAAGAGGCTACATATCCAATATACGAGAATAATTCTTTAAAAAAGAATGGGATTTCTGTATCTAACGTTTTATACGCTGACGTTGGCGTTGGTGATGCATATGCTTCAATTTGAATGTGTTTTGCAATTCTCATTGCACGTTTCATATGAAGTGGATCACTCACGATCGTATAGGTGCGTATTCCATTCTCTATTCCAACTTCCTTCGCATTCTTTAAATTCTCTTCAGTGAAAAGGGATTTTGTTTCAATTAAAATATCGTCTTCTTTTACACCATTTTTAAGTGCATACGCCCTAGCAGTACGCGCTTCCTCAAGCTCCGTCTCAAACTTTGTACCACCTGTAAAAATAATCTTTTTAATATTTCCGTTCTTATATAAAGAAATCGCATGATTGATTCTTTCTTTAAATACAGGAGATGGTTTTCCGTTCCATGAAGCTGCTCCTAGTACGATACCAGCATCTGTCTTCACATCATCTTCTGTTTTAAAGCGATAACTCCAAATATCGTAAGCTGCATAACTTACATATAAAATAATAGAACAAATCATAAGCAAGAACACTTGCAAGATTCTTCTTTTCTTACTTTTCATACTTTTCATATTTTCTTTCATTTATAACTGCCTCCGTACATCATCCATACTTCTATATAAAAACGTATATATCAAATCATTTTGTTTGAATTTGTTTAAAAGAAGGAATTTTTCTTGTTATATATGTATTAAAGGGTTTTCATTTAAAATTGAGGATTATCAATTCATTTTTCGTTTGCGGTTTTCATTACGTTTTTGTAATTCATAAGTTTATTACCATACAACTACATTGTAACGAATTTTTTATCATAATGGAATGATGAAACAAAAGTAAATAAAAGACGTAACCGTTTTGTAAGAAAAAAGGTATATTTTTCATCTTGACGATCAATACACCTTTCTTAATATGAATTATCGTTTTTCTTTATAAGACTCTAATTTTTCTAATAACCGTTCTTTTACAGCTGGCCATTCACTTGCAATAACACTGTACACAACTGCATCTCTAACATGCCCGCTCGGCAATTTTCTTTCATTTCTAAGTACACCCTCTTTTACTGCACCGAGTCTTTCAATTGCTCTTTGTGCTTTTTCATTTCGTGCATCCGTCTTAATTTGTACTCTCCTCATATGCAATTTTTCAAAAGCATATTGTAATAACATATACTTACACTCTGTATTCATACTCGTACGTTGCACACTTGGGTTGTACCACGTTTGCCCTAATTCCACCGTCTTATCTTCAACTGAAATGTTATATAAGCGTGTACTCCCTACTATTTCATTCGTCTTTTGATCCACAACAACAAATGGCAAATCCTTCCCTGCCCCATAAGCTTTTATCGCCTTTTGAACATATTGCTGCATATCTTGAACAGTATCCATTTTAAAGATTAAATACGCCCAAATTTCTTGATTTCCTTCCACGATTGAAAACATTTTTTCGACATCATTGCTATCAATTAACCGTAACTTTGCTCTTTCGTGAACAATTTCCATTTATTACCCCTCCTTTCTTGTAACTATATCATAATACTTTATGTCTATATATCATTATATATAGACATAAAGTAACTCTGCATTACAGAAATATAATGTAGATTTATAATAAAGGTGTACCCCGAATACCTCGTAAACTGCCTTTTATAATAAAGAAAAATGCGATGCCTTTATTCAAGCATCGCACTCATAATTTGAATTGAAATTTACTTTTTTTCCATTACTGCAAAATAATTATTTTCGCTATCTGCAAAATTAAATATTCTACCTGAAGGCATATTTACAATTTCTCCGACTGTAACTTTTTTATTTACTAAATCACTATATAAACGATCGAATTCTTTTGAGAAGAACATTAAAGAAGGTGTACCAAGATTTAACTCTGGCTGCATTTTAGCAATTAACTCTTTATTGTGGAGAATAATACTTGTTTCAGCTTCTTTCGTCGGAGCAATTTCAATCCATCGCATTCCTTGACCGTTATCTTCCTCTGAAATTACACTAAACCCTACTTTTTCTGTCCAAAATTTCTTCACTTCATCTTGGTTATTCACATACAACATAATTTGACCAACATTATTAATCATTTATTTTAACGCTCCTTTATAAACAATTTTTATTAAACTCCATACACTTAAACTTAATTATCACCGAAAATAAAGTTGCGGTACAAAAATCTATTTCAGCGACTCCAATCGTTCGTTCAAACGATCCCAAGTTTCAGTGATACCTTGTAGCATGCCCATGTCCATAACGGTCTTAAGAGCCTCTTTGTTAACATATTCAGCACGGTTTATTAGCTTTGTCTTTCCACCTAAATCAATGAATTCCAATGTCATCTCAGTTGATGGCATAGAATCATTCACATTCCCTTCAGCATCTGAAAAATAATCGGTGTAGACGATTTTCTCTGGCTCAATAATCTCTTTATAAACCCCTTTACCCCATGATTCCATACCAAAGAATTGCCCCATGTTCTGATCGACACACTTCATACAGTAGTGCCAAACGCCTCCTGGACGGAAATCGACAGTACATGATGGAATTTCCCAACCCCTTGGTCCCCACCATTGTTTCAAATGCTCTGCTTCTTTAAACATACTGAACACAAGATCACGCGGTGCATCAAAAACGCGCTCCAGTACTAATACTCGATCATTCTCTACTCTCGATACCATTGTATTTTTTGACATTTTAATTCCTCCTTAAGATTTTTCCTTGTTTTGCAATTCCTTCAAATACGTATCTAGATTATCGAATCTCTCTTCCATCACATGCTTAAATGACTGTACCCAACAATCAAGCGCTTGGAAAGGTTCAGGTCGTAACTTATAAATCCGGCGATTAGCTTCAGCTTGCACTTCCACAATTCCAGTATCACTTAGCACCTTTAAGTGTTTCGAAGTTTGTGGCTGCCTTAATCCCAGATGATCGGCAATTTCCCCAACAGTTAGAGGACCGTCACGCAATAGTTCAACGATATTCATACGATTCGGTTCAGATAAGGCATTCAGCGTCGCCACGTTCACGCCCGAAATTTCCTCCGACATATCACTCACCTCGTTAAGTGATGGTCTCCAGTTATAACACATCAATATCATCACTAATATTATCGTCTTGTTGAATTGATTATATCCAACTGGGAATATTCCTGTCAAGGAATATTCAAAAACTAAATTTACACTAAATGTGGCTTTCACTTTGAAATAAAGTAAAACTTTAAAATCTTAGATTGATGGGCTTGCAGATTGCCCCCAAAACAAAAAAATGTACATTTTCACTCAGAGATGTAATTTTTCTCGTTTTGGGGTATTTGCTTTTCTTAGCTTGATAGCGATGTGGGAACACCCTGCTTTTAATAAAAAATAACAAACAAAAGAACCCAACCTTTGCGGAAGGGTTCTTTTTTATAGCTTTATCTCTTTAAAACTCAGAAATAACTGTTCCCGCATTTATATATCACATGTATATTACTCATATTTTTATCACAAATATTAATTTTCAAATCTACTTTTTTATAATTTTCCAGCTTTCCCATTTTGATAATACCTTTCCTTTTTAAAGCAACAAATAAGCAATCGGCGTAATAATAAGCAACGTTAATATCGTTCTTTGCACATATAAAATAATAAGTTCAGATACTTTTAACGGAATATCTGTCGATAAAATACAAGGGATTGATGCGGAGAAAAACAAAATAGATGATACGGAAACAACCGCAATGACAAACTTTGTCACGAGTGGTGCACTTACAACTAATAACGATGGTAAAAACATCTCTGCAATACCAACTGATACCGCTTTAGCAGCTAAGTCTGCTTCTGGCAATCGTAATAGCCACGTAAATGGATAGAAAATGTAACTGATCCAATCAAATATTGGCGTGAACTTTGCTAAGACGATACCAATTAACCCTACTGACATAATCGATGGCAATATTCCCATCGTCATAATAAAACCGTCTTTTAAATTCACTGCAATATTTTTCATTACACTCGGCGCAGATTTTGATACTTCTAACGCATCTTCCCAAGCGCGTTCTAGCATTTTCTCTTTATAAACAGGCTCTGGGAAACCTTCTTCTGTTACATATGTATCTGGTTTTCTACTAAGTGGTGGGATTCTTACGGTGATAGCAGTCACGATGAATGTTACAACAAGCGTAGTCCAAAAGTACATATTCCATAAATGCATAATGTCTAATGTTTTTGCGATGATGATCATAAATGTTGCGGATACTGTTGAGAAACCTGTGGCGATGATTGCTGCTTCTTTTGTCGTATACTTTCCTTCTTTATACACCCGGTTAGTAATAAGAAGTGCAAGTGAATAACTTCCAACGAAGGAGGCAACCGCATCGATTGCTGATCGTCCTGGCGTATTCCATAACGGTCTCATAATCGGACGACAAAACGTGCCGATAAACTCAAGCAATCCATATCCGACTAATAACGCTAAAAACGTCGAGCCAATTGGGACGAGTAAACTTACTGATATCACTAACTTCTCATACAAAAACGGGCCAACATCTGGCGCAAAGAACCAAGCTGGTCCTACTTTCAAACAATATAATATGCCAAAAACAACACCTATTACTTTTAAAATAGAAAAACAAATATCTACAATGGATGCATTCCATTTCTTCGTATAAAATGGATAAATCGCACCAATTATCATTACAAGTAGTGCGTAATATGGTACTACAGAAGGAACTGAAGTCCGGATCCACGATACGATATGATCAATCATAATTGACGAAGCACCGTTTATCGTAACTGGTACGAAAAACATAAACACACCTACTAGACTAGTGAGTATAAACCGAAGAATAATCCCCTTCTCTCGCCCTGCCTTAATTACATTCCTTTTTAATTCAATTTCATTCAAAATTCGACACCTCCTATTATCTAAATATTCTGTATAATGATGTTAGATTCCTTTTTTTGATTTTGAATATTTAATCATGTAAAAAAGCCTATTTTGAAATATACAATCAAAATAAGCCTTTTTCTATTACCTCTCATAATCATCCACAATCACTTGAATCACACGATAAGATTCTTCTGCCACTTTTTTATTACTATTTTTATTCGCATCGTATGTAATTAACGCCTTCCAAAGCGCCCATCCTCTCGCTCTATTCCACGTTTCTTCATCCATACTTAATACTTCTTTAAATACATTTCTGCTATTTTCATCAAAAAACGTCCATGCCATCGCTGCATCACAGGCAGGATCTCCTACTCCTAAAATACCAAAATCGATTACGGCACTAAGCTTCCCATCTTTAACAAGTAAGTTACCCGGCGCTATATCTCCATGAACCCAAACTGGTTTGCTATCCCATGTTGACCTAAGTGCTAAATCCCAAAGATGTTTTAATAATGTCTCATCAAAAACATCCTTATTATTTTCAATGGCTACCCTTGCCTCTTTATCGTATACAGATATAAGCCCACCCCGGTAAAAATTATGCGCTCCAGCTATTGGTCCGTTACTCGTATCAATTGATTGCAATTCTACTAGAAATGAACCTAAGTCCGCCGCAAACTCATCTAAGTCACGAACATTTTCTTTCGTAACGGTCTCCCCTTCTATCCACTTATTAATAGACCAAGGCCACGGATATTCTTCAGATGGATTCCCTTTCGCAATTGGTGCAGAAATTTGTAAAGAAAGTCCCTTACTTAATATAGGAAGCCAAATATTTTCTTTCTCTACTTGCGGTGCATATGCTGCATCACTTGGTAATCTCATACTCATCTGATCTCCTAAATGAAACGTTCTATTATCATGCCCGCTAAGCTTTACAGGCTTCACTTCTAAATGTGCCCATTCAGGAAACTGTTCCTGTATTAACTTCTCAACTAAACTTACGTTAATTGGATTCATTCACTTTCTCCTTCTCTTTTGAAATTTACTAAGCCCATCTGTACTACCAATATATTCAAAGCCGCATCGCTTATAAAAATCATTCAACAGTTGGTTATGCCCAACACAATCTAACTTCAAATACTCTTTATCACTTTGCACATTCTCTTCTACCCAATGCAAAATCCATTCTCCTATTCCATTCCCCTTATACTTCCGTTTTACCGCAAATCTATGAATATATAATGAATTAGAAACTTCCTCTTTACCAAAAATGTGTTCATCCCATTCATTTTGTTTAGGAGAAACCGTAACTGTACCAACTATTTCATCTTCTTTCATAACAACATATGTATATTTCTCTCTTATACATTCTAGTATTTCAGCCGTAGCTTCCTCTCCTAAAAGATACTGCCACTGATCCACTTCTTTATGTTGTAGCCATTGTGCTACTTCTTTTAATAGAATTATAATACTATCACTTTCATTTTCAGTAGCAATTCGAATTGTATATTCTTTACTAATATTTCTCTCCATATTGCTGTTCCCCTTTCAAATTACTACCATACTGACATACGAGTCCTTCCATCATTTTCATCTGTAATATATTCTACATAAAATCCTTGATTCAGTGCGTTTTCATACATCATTTCAATCTCTTCTTGTTTTTTCGCATAAATTTGTATGTAATCACCATCGGCTACTAATACGACTACTTCACACTTACTCTCCTTAAATTCTTCATATGTTTCAATTTCTCCTAGTACTTCCCCTTTTGGATATGCTTTTAAGTCTACAAATAAAAGATAATATATGTTATCTTTTATTTGTTTTTTTAATTCTGATCCTTCCATGATCTCGTTATCTTCTGAAAATAATTCTGGACCTAATCCATTCCCTACTATTATATAAGCTTCCTCCCTTCCCACGGCTTGCCAATCAAATGCAGTAATATCAATTGGCCTTAACACTTTCCAAAGTAAATTATCATATCCATCTAGAATATCTACTGTAATTCCTCTTTTCATATGTTTGCTCCTAGCTTATTTATTTTTATTTTCATTTTTGTTTCATACATTATATATCAAATTTGATTACTCTATTTTGTCGATACCTATGTAACTTGTATTTCATCACAAAAAACCGCTCCACTACTAGCGAAACGGTTTCCTTCTGCTTACATTTAAATATCTTATTCAATTGTTGTACTGCGTTTTAAAATAATTCCTAATATATTCACCACATCAGCCATTCATTCTTAATGCTCACTTCGACTTCACAAAGTAATATAAAAACCATACCGCATGATTTTGTTCATCTGCAGCTATTCTCCGCAACAAGTCTTTCATAGATGCATCTGATGTTTCATCTGAAATTTCTAAATAAAAATCTACAGTCTTTTGCTCATCTTGTATAGCGAATTCTAATCCTTGTAAGTAAGTATTAGGACATCCTTCATTGATCTGCGGTTTCGGCTGCCTGCCAGTTAAATTCGTATAGATTTGTACAAAATTTTGAAAATGCCTTATTTCATCATTACGGATTTCAAGAATTTGTTTTTGTTCTACTTGATTTGGAGCCATGTTAGCTAATTTAGCATAGCAATTTATGGCAGTAAACTCTCCGTTTATAGCTTTTTCAATATCACTTATCAACTTATCATTCTGCCTATACCAATCTTGATAATTCGAATTATACATCGTATCCCCTCCATAATTTCGCATAACATTTTATGCACTTTGAAATAGTAGGAGCATGTATACAAAAAAGAACCGCAAATATTATTTCTTCAATCACCTTTAAAATATTGAAAAAACCTATCTATCGCTGCTTAATTTTCTTATCAATTCATAATGAATTCATCAAAAAAACGCTTCACTACAAGTGAAACGTTCTTTACCTTTTAAGCGCTTAATTCAGTTTTATGTTCCTTTATTGCACTACGCTTGAAAGCCGTTATTAAAACGATAACCATACTTACCACACCAATCCAAACAAGCACAGTAACAGGTGTACTCCAGCTTAACCCTTTTCCGAAGAAAAATATTTCTCTAAGTCCTTCGATCATAAATTTCATTGGTAACCATGAGTAAATCCAATCTTGATAAAACGGAGACAACATTTCAGGTGCTAATGATAATAACGGTGCTCCGAAGAATAGTAAGAGTGCAAATAATCCGATTCCATTTAGTCCAACTAATGAAAGCACTGCAGAAATCATTAAGAAGAAACTAAACGCTGTAATAGATAAGAACAACGCCGTATCCGTTACATTCGAAATATTTAATCCTACCATTCCATCTGCAATCCATGTAAGACCAAATCCAATTACAAGCGCCGCGATAGCTCCAGCTAATATTTGTTTTAGTTTTAATACAAAGTTTTCTTTTCTTGTACCTACTGGCATTTTGCTAATCGCAATAAAGATAATCGCTGCACTAGCTAAACTTGCAATCCATAGCGGTTGGAATAAAGAAATTGGCGAGTTACCGTTCGCACTATTTTTTCCGACCTCATTCACATTTGTCACTTTCTTCGCAATAGGTGTTACTAAATTTGAAGCTTGATCTGTTGTTAAAGTAGCACCTTTTGCTTTAAACCCATCTAGTAGCTGCGTACGAACAGTATTGTTCATATTATCAACCACACCATTTAATATTTGCCCTGCCATAGTTGATGCAGCTGTATTCATTCCTTGATTTATGAATATTTCTACCTCTGGTGATGATGGCTGTGGTGTTCGTAATGATGCTTGTTTTGCGCTAAATTCTTTCGGAATGACTAATGCCGCATAATATTCTTTATTATTTAAACCTTTTTGAACGGCTTCTTTATTTTTCACTTCTACCCACTTCACCGCAGGTTCTTCATCTGATTTCGATGTTTTTTTCATCGTATCAACAATCGTTTGCCCCATATTCATTTTAGGTTGGTTCGGAATTTCTACTCCTTGATCCTCGTTTACAATTGCAATTGGTAAATTTTTCGGCTGAGGTTGAACGCTTGGAAATAATGTTAATGAAAAAATAAAAACAATAAGTAGTGCAATGACTGGTGATAATAATAAAAGTTTATTTTTAAACATGTTCTTTTCCCCTCCTTTAATTTCAGTTACAATAAGTGAACAACGTGTTGTTTATTTATATTTTGAATTATATGTTTGCGTTGAACCTTATACAATAATCAGAAATCGCGAATGTGTCGGTTATAAGACACATTTGATAAATATGTTGAAGAAAATTTAGGAGGGACATACTTTGCGAGATAGTAATTTAGATTTACGAGTGATTCGTACGAAAACGGCAATACGAAATGCATTTGTGGAATTAATTGAAGAAAAAGGCTTTGACGCCATTACAGTAAAAGATATTACAACGAAAGCAAACATAAACCGTGGTACGTTTTATACACATTACCTAGATAAATTTGATTTAATGACGAGATGCCAAGAAGAAATTATGTACGAGATGTCTAGCATTGCAAAAAAGAAATTTCCGGAAGTTATTGCGGATCTTGGATCAAACCCTTCCCCAACGACTCCATTTGCACTTCTCGCTTCTATTCTTGAATTTCTAAATGAAAATAGTGACTTTATAAAAGCTGTACTTAGTCCAAACGGAGATTTATCTTTCCAAGCCAATACTTAGCTTCTTATATGGCATCTGCTCATATAGGTGTCATTCAGCAATGGTTAAATAGTGGGCAAAAAGAAACACCGGAGGAAATTGCTCGTATTTTATCAACAATCGCAGTTCATGGACCTTTCTATGCAGCAGGTTTAAAAAAATAAGTCAGTCGCATTGAACTATGTTTTTATCAACCTCAATTACATCAATAACCTTACAGATGCATTTATTACGAAAAACATCTCTGTCTCTGTAAAAGTAATCATCTCATTTAATGGTTTTATTATATCAACTACTATTATGTAATTTTCATTAGAGTAATACCCTATAGCTGTGTATTTATTAATAGCTAGAAATTTATGTTCCTATGAAAAAAGCTGTTGAAAGGAATCCTATTCAACAGCTTCTCCATTATTAACGATATAAACGAACTGCACCTGCAGTATTATCATCTGCTTGTCCAACTACTTCAAATTTCAATCCAAACTTCGGTACTTTACGTCCTGCATCTGGGATTAAATCGTTCATATACGATTTAGAATCATCAAACTTCGTTACACCTGGTAACCCTTTGTAATCATATGTTCCGCGTGTTGGAGATACAACTTTCCATGCTGGCACTTGGTTAAAGGAGAACGCAGCATCTGCGATTTGGTATCGTGTACTATTTTGAACAGTTGGTTTGCCGTTTAGCGTTCCAACAATTGCCTCTGGGTGAGAGTCAACAACCCCTAAGAAACCTTCGCCTGGATGCATACCAACCCAATTATCTGTAAAGCTAGAGTCTGCATACCATACAACAAGACCTGTATTATACGGTACACCACTACTATATTTTAACGCTTGATCAGCACCAGCGTGGTTTCTCCACTCTAAATAGTAGTTATGTTTCTTCTTATCAAAACCGTTTGCTGTAACGAAACCATTTAATTTTAATTTCGCTTCGCCTTCTGCATCATCAGAGAACACAACATTTCCATCTACAGTTAATGTAGCGTTATCAAGAGTAAAACCGTTCCCTGCAAAACCAGCATCTGTAATGTATTCGAATACTAGTTTTATTTTTTGACCTTTAAATTGACTTAAGTCATATGACTTATCTACCCATTTACCATCCGTTGTGTCTAGACCATTTTTCACATTCTTTTCGCCAATTCGATCCACTAACGTTTTCTTATTATCTTCTGTCACTGCATGTACTTCTAGGAAGTCATAACCTGTTTCAATCTCATACAATGTTTTGTAATCAAATTTCACATTTGTTGCATTTGTTAAATCAAACACTGGTGTTTCTAATGTTGTATGAATATCATCGCCTTTTGTACTATAGTAATATTTCTTACCGAATGCAGGCTGTATACCTTTTACATCTTTATCTGGTAAGTTAACGCGAATCAGACCAGGACGAGCTGATTTTGTTACACTTTGATCTAAGTACGTCGCAAGACCGATACCACGATTTAATTTATCATAGTCAACCTCTACAATATTTGCCCAGTTCCCATCCATGTTCTTTTGAAAGAACTCTTTGTTTTGCGGAGAGAAACTCGGTGGTGTTGTACCTGCAATTTTACCAGCCCAGCTGCCACCGCTCATAACAGACCAAGAGTTAATTGGCTCACCTGCCCCTGAATACTTTGTATCATACTCATCTGGAAGACCTAAATCATGACCAAATTCATGTGCGAATACACCAACTGCTCCATCTTCTGGCTCAATTGTGTAGTCGTATGCTGCCATTTTACCGCCCCAGTTATCAACCTTTGCTTTTGTTCCTTCAATTGGATATGGTGCTCCAAGATTCCAGCGATGTGACCAAATTGCGTCATCACCTAGTCTACCACCGCCTCCATCTTGCCCAACTCCAGCGTGAATAACCATTAAATGATCAATAAGACCATCTGGTTCATTTTTATTGCCATCACCATTATTGTCAT
Encoded here:
- a CDS encoding DUF2691 family protein, with protein sequence MKRGITVDILDGYDNLLWKVLRPIDITAFDWQAVGREEAYIIVGNGLGPELFSEDNEIMEGSELKKQIKDNIYYLLFVDLKAYPKGEVLGEIETYEEFKESKCEVVVLVADGDYIQIYAKKQEEIEMMYENALNQGFYVEYITDENDGRTRMSVW
- a CDS encoding aminoglycoside phosphotransferase family protein, whose translation is MNPINVSLVEKLIQEQFPEWAHLEVKPVKLSGHDNRTFHLGDQMSMRLPSDAAYAPQVEKENIWLPILSKGLSLQISAPIAKGNPSEEYPWPWSINKWIEGETVTKENVRDLDEFAADLGSFLVELQSIDTSNGPIAGAHNFYRGGLISVYDKEARVAIENNKDVFDETLLKHLWDLALRSTWDSKPVWVHGDIAPGNLLVKDGKLSAVIDFGILGVGDPACDAAMAWTFFDENSRNVFKEVLSMDEETWNRARGWALWKALITYDANKNSNKKVAEESYRVIQVIVDDYER
- a CDS encoding acyl-CoA dehydrogenase family protein, giving the protein MALSFVETEEQSFIIEQINKLIPKFMEREHQLSELGSFPYENMNDLKDIGYTKLTLPKEFGGSAISLYDFVLFQEKIAEGCGATALSIGWHLGIVKELAENRSWDEEMFTWFCEEVRNGALFNRAATEPNTGSPTRGGKPETLAVKKGEKWIINGRKTFTTMAPVLDYFIISASIEGQEEIGEFVIPKNTIGVTIEETWDSIAMRGTASHDLVLQNVEIENRFFTDVLGGKVKQKGIGWLLHIPACYLGIAQSARNYAVQFAGSYKPNSLNHSISLLPNVRRLVGELELELMQARVFLYQIAKKYDEAEDKLSLQAELAAVKSAVTNAAISIVDKAMRIVGAKSLSEKNPLHRYYLNVRAGLHNPPMDDATLSILADAAFRS
- a CDS encoding VOC family protein produces the protein MINNVGQIMLYVNNQDEVKKFWTEKVGFSVISEEDNGQGMRWIEIAPTKEAETSIILHNKELIAKMQPELNLGTPSLMFFSKEFDRLYSDLVNKKVTVGEIVNMPSGRIFNFADSENNYFAVMEKK
- a CDS encoding SRPBCC domain-containing protein: MSKNTMVSRVENDRVLVLERVFDAPRDLVFSMFKEAEHLKQWWGPRGWEIPSCTVDFRPGGVWHYCMKCVDQNMGQFFGMESWGKGVYKEIIEPEKIVYTDYFSDAEGNVNDSMPSTEMTLEFIDLGGKTKLINRAEYVNKEALKTVMDMGMLQGITETWDRLNERLESLK
- a CDS encoding YjiH family protein, which codes for MNEIELKRNVIKAGREKGIILRFILTSLVGVFMFFVPVTINGASSIMIDHIVSWIRTSVPSVVPYYALLVMIIGAIYPFYTKKWNASIVDICFSILKVIGVVFGILYCLKVGPAWFFAPDVGPFLYEKLVISVSLLVPIGSTFLALLVGYGLLEFIGTFCRPIMRPLWNTPGRSAIDAVASFVGSYSLALLITNRVYKEGKYTTKEAAIIATGFSTVSATFMIIIAKTLDIMHLWNMYFWTTLVVTFIVTAITVRIPPLSRKPDTYVTEEGFPEPVYKEKMLERAWEDALEVSKSAPSVMKNIAVNLKDGFIMTMGILPSIMSVGLIGIVLAKFTPIFDWISYIFYPFTWLLRLPEADLAAKAVSVGIAEMFLPSLLVVSAPLVTKFVIAVVSVSSILFFSASIPCILSTDIPLKVSELIILYVQRTILTLLIITPIAYLLL
- a CDS encoding YdcF family protein; its protein translation is MKENMKSMKSKKRRILQVFLLMICSIILYVSYAAYDIWSYRFKTEDDVKTDAGIVLGAASWNGKPSPVFKERINHAISLYKNGNIKKIIFTGGTKFETELEEARTARAYALKNGVKEDDILIETKSLFTEENLKNAKEVGIENGIRTYTIVSDPLHMKRAMRIAKHIQIEAYASPTPTSAYKTLDTEIPFFFKELFSYIGYVASLPLKALKGD
- a CDS encoding GNAT family N-acetyltransferase; the encoded protein is MEIVHERAKLRLIDSNDVEKMFSIVEGNQEIWAYLIFKMDTVQDMQQYVQKAIKAYGAGKDLPFVVVDQKTNEIVGSTRLYNISVEDKTVELGQTWYNPSVQRTSMNTECKYMLLQYAFEKLHMRRVQIKTDARNEKAQRAIERLGAVKEGVLRNERKLPSGHVRDAVVYSVIASEWPAVKERLLEKLESYKEKR
- a CDS encoding ferritin-like domain-containing protein — translated: MYNSNYQDWYRQNDKLISDIEKAINGEFTAINCYAKLANMAPNQVEQKQILEIRNDEIRHFQNFVQIYTNLTGRQPKPQINEGCPNTYLQGLEFAIQDEQKTVDFYLEISDETSDASMKDLLRRIAADEQNHAVWFLYYFVKSK
- a CDS encoding metalloregulator ArsR/SmtB family transcription factor; this translates as MSEEISGVNVATLNALSEPNRMNIVELLRDGPLTVGEIADHLGLRQPQTSKHLKVLSDTGIVEVQAEANRRIYKLRPEPFQALDCWVQSFKHVMEERFDNLDTYLKELQNKEKS
- a CDS encoding GNAT family N-acetyltransferase — translated: MERNISKEYTIRIATENESDSIIILLKEVAQWLQHKEVDQWQYLLGEEATAEILECIREKYTYVVMKEDEIVGTVTVSPKQNEWDEHIFGKEEVSNSLYIHRFAVKRKYKGNGIGEWILHWVEENVQSDKEYLKLDCVGHNQLLNDFYKRCGFEYIGSTDGLSKFQKRRRK